Proteins encoded in a region of the Scyliorhinus canicula chromosome 2, sScyCan1.1, whole genome shotgun sequence genome:
- the LOC119962262 gene encoding probable G-protein coupled receptor 139, which produces MILSQGKCGLSKCITWYLVAMAMADLLVIITDVILFTVIPFHFPGTYLDTTPAVSLLNVLLSAATDISVWFTVAFTFDRFVVICCKKLKTKYCTEQTAAVVIMTMSVIFCLKNTPWYFIYEPEYMIGNVPWGYVVSMSFYIEAVWVAFDFASMILTPLLPFILIFLLNGLTVRHIFVTSRIRRKLLNQSKSEVHTDSEMENRRKSIILLFTISGSFILLWLTNVLYFLYWRIMNIYDYTGPNDPAYITEQSGYMLQLLSTCTNTCIYAVTQTKFREQLKNAVKYPFTAIVKLVK; this is translated from the coding sequence ATGATCCTGTCACAAGGAAAGTGTGGACTCTCCAAATGTATCACCTggtacctggtggccatggcaatggcAGATCTGCTTGTCATTATTACTGATGTGATTCTGTTTACAGTTATCCCTTTTCACTTCCCAGGTACTTACCTGGACACCACTCCTGCTGTTTCTCTTCTAAATGTCCTGCTTTCTGCAGCAACAGACAtttctgtctggttcactgtcgctttcacctttgatcgatttgttgtAATTTGTTGTaagaaactgaaaacaaaatattgcacaGAGCAAACTGCAGCTGTGGTTATAATGACAATGAGTGTTATATTCTGCCTGAAAAACACTCCCTGGTACTTTATATATGAACCTGAATATATGATTGGCAATGTCCCCTGGGGATACGTTGTATCAATGAGCTTTTACATTGAAGCTGTCTGGGTAGCATTTGACTTTGCCAGTATGATTTTAACTCCTTTGCTTCCATTTATTCTCATTTTCCTGCTCAATGGTCTGACTGTCAGACATATTTTCGTGACCAGCAGAATTCGCAGGAAGCTACTGAATCAAAGTAAGAGCGAGGTTCATACTGACTCAGAGATGGAGAACCGGAGGAAATCTATAATTTTACTCTTCACCATATCTGGCAGTTTTATACTATTATGGCTGACAAATGTTCTCTATTTCCTTTATTGGCGAATTATGAACATTTATGATTACACAGGTCCCAATGATCCGGCATATATCACTGAACAATCAGGATACATGCTGCAGCTTCTGAGCACCTGCACCAACACCTGTATTTATGCAGTGACCCAGACGAAATTCAGAGAGCAGCTGAAGAATGCAGTCAAATATCCATTCACTGCAATTGTTAAATTAGTTAAATAA